The Prochlorococcus marinus XMU1404 DNA segment AGAAGTTTCAGTTTTTGCTCTATGTGATGGAGAGAAATTCATATTACTTCCAAGTGCACAAGATCATAAACGTCTCAATGAAAATGATAAAGGTCCAAATACAGGAGGGATGGGGGCTTATTCTCCAGCTCCATTATTAACAGAAGATTACCTTAATATAATTATCAAAGAGATAATTAAACCGACAATAGTTGAGCTTAATAAAAAAAATATTGATTATAAAGGCGTAATTTATTTTGGATTAATGATCACAAGGTCTGGGCCAAAAGTTATAGAATATAACTGTAGATTTGGTGACCCCGAATGCCAAACAATAATGCCTTTGATGGATCAAAATTTTGTATTTCTTTTAGAAAAATGCTCCATGGGTAATTTAACTGGAGACGAAGTGATTAATACAACCGATAAGGTTAGCGGTTGTGTAATAGCAACTTCAGGAGGTTACCCTAACCAATATAAAACTGGTTTTCCGATTAAAATAGGAAATATTGATTCAAATGATTTTCAAATATTCGACTCTGGCACTGCTCAAAGTAAAAACGGGGAATTATTAACTAATGGAGGACGAGTTTTAAGTATTGTCTGTCAAGATAAAGATTTTGATACGGTTTTCGAAAAAGCATATAAAAATTTAAAAGAAATATACTTTGATGGTATTTATTTTAGAAATGATATTGGTCATCAAGTGAGGAAAAACTTTCCAAAGGGTAATTAAACAATGATAAATACTAACAATCAAGAAAGTAGAGATTATAAAATCGTGGATAGTGAAGATATTAATAATAACTATTGGATTAATAGACTGTTTGCTTGGTGGAGTGGGTTTAGTTTAAGAACAAAATTATTAGCAATAGCTACTCTTGTTGTAAGTCTCTTAATGACAGGAATAACATTCTTTGCATTAAACAGTATTCAAAGAGATGCGGGAATGAATGACACTAGATACGCTCGAGATCTTGGATTATTGCTATCGGGAAATGTCACAGAATTAGTTGCTAATAATCAAAAAAAAGAAATTTCAAATGTAGCTGAAAAGTTTTGGAGATCAAGTCGAAATTTACGTTATATATTTTTTACCGATGCTGAAGATATAGTTCAACTTGGAATACCAATTAGTGCAACTCCTACAAGTTCAGATAGTCAGTTTCAGCTTACTAGAAGATTAAAACTACCATCAGAATTGAAGAAGAGGCCCCAATTTCCACTAGTAAGACAGCATGTTACGCCTCAAGGTCAGGTCACAGATGTATTTGTCCCAATGCTTTGGAAAGGGAAATATCTTGGAACTTTAGCTTTAGGAGTTACACCTAATAAAAAAGCCTTAGCCAGTGCAGCTTTAACAAGAGAAGTAACAATAGCAGTATTTATATCAATTTGGGTTTTAGTAATACTTGGAGCTGTATTCAATGCACTTACAATTACTAGACCTGTAAGAGAGTTGGTAAGAGGTGTTAGAGAAATTTCAAAAGGAAACTTTAAATCCAGAATTTCTTTACCTATGACAGGAGATCTAGGAGAACTTTTAAATGGATTTAATCGAATGGCCACTCAGTTAGAAAATTATGACGAGGCAAACATTAAAGAACTTAAAGCCGCTCAAATAAAGCAGCAATCACTAATAGCTACTATGGCTGATGGTGCAATATTACTAGATTCTCAGGGAAAGATTGTACTAACTAATCCAACCGCAAAAAGATTATTCCGATGGGAAGGAAGATTCTTAGAAGGAAAATATTTTTTAAATGAAATTCCAGAAATTTTATCTAATGACTTGCATACAAATGTAGAATCTCTCCTCAATAGAGAAAAAGAGAAGGATGATTTGAGGTTTAGCCTAGGAGAACCTGCTAGAACTCTAAGAATTGTCTTACAATCAGTATTAGATACCAACAAAGTTGAATTAAAAGGTATAGCAGTCACAATTCAAGATCTAACAAGAGAAGTAGAATTAAATGCTGCACAAAACAGATTCATTAGTAATGTTTCTCATGAACTAAGGACACCACTTTTTAACATTAAAAGCTACGTAGAGACTTTACATGATTTAAAAGATCAGCTCACTAATGAAGAACAACTTGAATTTCTCGGAATAGCAAATTCAGAGACTGATAGGCTTACAAGACTTGTAAATGATGTTTTAGATTTATCAAGACTTGAGTCTGGGAAAATAATTCAACTAGAGGAAATGGATATAAAACCAGCAATTGAACAGACTCTACGAAATTACAGACTTAACGCTACAGAAAAAAATGTTTCATTGGCGCACGATATAGAAGAAACTATTCCCTCAATTCTTGGAAATTTTGATCTACTTCTACAAGTTTTCGATAATTTATTGGGGAACGGATTGAAATTCAGTCCAAAAAACAGCAACCTTATGATAAGAGCTTATACATGGCCAGATTCTTGTCCTGCCTTCCCCCCCAGTAATAAAGATGATGGAGCTCCTCAATGTGAATTAGTTTCACCATTACCAAAAGTCAGAATTGAGATTGCTGATACAGGTTCAGGAATATCTCAAGCAGATCAAGAAAAAATATTTGACCGTTTTTATAGAGTGGAGAACGCTGTTCATACTGAGCAAGGAACAGGTTTAGGTTTATCTATAGTGCGAGGAATAATTGAAAAACATGGAGGGGAAATTCGTATGGCTAGCGAATTAGGAGTTGGAACAACCTTTTGGTTTGATTTAGCCTTATCACAATCTGATAAAGATGAACTATTGACTCAAACAATTAAAAATAAAGATAATTTTTCAAACTCTGAAATCAGCGAAATTATCTAAATACTATCAACACCTTTAAAAACATTTTGAACATTTTGATCAGGAATAACTCTATGGGGGGCGCCACTAAATATTTGTTCAAAATTAGAAAAAGAATCTTTTATTTCAGGACCCTTATTTGTAATAATAAATTCTCTAATTCGTTTATCATGCCATGAACCTCGCATTTTAAAGACATTTAAAGCTCTAGCCATCTCTCCCTTAATTTCAACATATTGGAGCAAAAGTATAGTATCAGTAATTGTTGAGATATGAGAATCAGTAATAGAATGACTTCCCATGAATTCCTCTGCAGTATTAGTAAAAAATCCTGCTATTTCCTCTTGTTTTGTATAACCTGTGACTGCAATTACAAATTGTCTAAATGCATTCAAACTCACGCCTCGTGCTAGTGCCGAGAGAGAATCTATAGCCATTCTCTTTGGTTTAAATTGATTAATTTGTGTTTTTATGATTTGTAAGTGGTCTTCCAATCCAGTTGATTCAGGATATGCACAAATAATCTTTAATAATCCATCACTTTCCATCTTTTCAAAGTCTATTCCCCAACTAGTGGCATTCCTAAGTAATTGAGCCCTAGATTCTTCATAGGCGAAAAGTATTGCTCTTTCGCTATTGTTATATGCATCTTCTACAAATTTTGAGACTAACATCGTCTTACCAGTTCCAGTAGCTCCTGTAGCGAGGATAATGGAATCTTGGAAGTAGCCTCCTCCGCACATATCATCGAGATCTTTAACTCCAGAACTAATTCTAATATTTGAAGATCTTTGCGTAAGTCTCATCGCTCCAAGGGCAAAAACACTTATCCCATCCATTCCCATTGTGAATGGATATTCACCTTTCATATGAACAGTACCTCTCAATTTGAGAACTTCTAAAGTTCTTCTTCTTTTCTCAGACTCCAAAACATTTCTTAATAAGACAACATTATCAGAAACAAATTCTTCTACTCCATATCTAGCAATAGGTCCGTAATCATCGACCCTTTCTGTAGTCATAACTGTTGTAACACCTATTTCCTTCAATCTCGCTATTAGCCGGAATATTTCTCGTCTAACAACATAAATAGCATCATATTGTTGAAAAACGGCAGTTATTGAATCTATTGCAACTCTTTTAGCTTTATATTTCCTTATTGCGTAACTAATTCTCTCAATAAGACCAGATAAGTCAAAGTTCCCAGCAACATCTTGACCGTCAGGATCAGGAGAAGCATCTAATATAAATAGCTTATTTTGATCAATTAATTCTTGTAAATCCCATCCGAAGCTAGCAGCATTTCTAATTATGTCCAAAGGCGACTCCTCAAAAGTAACGAAGATTCCAGGCTCATCAAAATTGCAAATGCCATGATGTAGATATTGAAGAGAAAAAACAGTTTTACCAGTCCCTGATGTACCACTAATTAACGTACTTCGAGATACAGGCAACCCACCTCTACAAACATCATCAAAGCCCTCTATGCCAGTAGGTAATTTTTGTACTTGCATTTTATTTGATTTACCAAATTTCTTATCTTTCATAATTTTGTGCTAGAGAAACCTAAATAAAAAATAAACATGTAATTTATCTTGAGTTAATAAAGTTTTCTATATGTTATTTATCTCCACTATATTCAGTTTCAGTTAATTCATCAAAAAGTAGATCTAAACCGATTAAAACTTTTTCTCTATCAGACAAGTCACCAATTATTTTTCTAACTGGTGGGGGTAAAATTTTAGCTAAAGTTGGGGTAGCCAAAATCTTGTCTTCCTCTGCAAGTTGTGGTTGTTTCAATACATCGATAACCTTCAAAGCATAAACTCCTTTAAATTCATTTTCTAAAATTTCCCTTAAAGTATTTAAAGCTCTCATAGAGTTAGGAGTATTTCCAGCGACATAGAGTTTTAAAATATATGTTTTTCTTGCGGCCATTTTATGGTTCCTCGAATGAATATGTAAGATTTTAAAAAACCCTTGACTTATTACACTACAAGATAAGAAAATAAACAAACAATAGTGATTGCTTATTTGGCTTAATCAAATTTTAAATTTGAGCCTTATAGCGTCTTTAATATATGACAAATTCTAAAAACTCCTCCAACAATTCTTCTGAAAATGATGAATTGTACGCAATAGCAGAAACTTCAGGCCAACAATTTTGGTTCGAAGTTAATAGATACTACGACATAGACAGGTTAAATGCTAAAGAAAAAGATAAAATAACATTAGAAAAAGTTTTACTTTTAAAGGATAAAAATTCAATCACAATTGGGAAACCTTACGTAAAGGATGCAAAAATTGAATTAGAAGTTGTTTCGCATAAAAGAGATAAAAAAATTCTTGTCTACAAAATGCGTCCCAAAAAAAAGACAAGAAGAAAGATGGGCCATAGACAAGAACTCACAAGAGTTATGGTAAAATCTATATCAATAGGTAAAAGTGCTCCTAAGTCTTCTTCAAAAAAAGAAACTGTTAAAAAGGAAACTAAACCAAAATCTGAAAAATCTACAAATTAAACATTTCTAATGGCACATAAAAAGGGTACAGGTTCTACAAGAAACGGTAGAGATTCAAATTCCAAAAGACTGGGGGTAAAAGCATACGGTGGAGAGAAAGTAACTGCAGGTTCAATTTTAATTCGCCAAAGAGGAACATCCTTTTTGCCAGGAATCAATGTTGGCAAAGGAAAAGATGACACTCTTTTTGCACTCAAAGAAGGAACTGTGAGTTTTGAAAGCATTAAAAGAAATTTGAGAAATAGAAAAAGAGTTAATGTAGTTATTTAATTTTCTTATAAGCTCTTGTAGTTATAAGAATAGGGTGAAAAACTTCTAAAAACGTTGATTGAAGTGTATTAAAAAACTTTTCAACAATTTGAACATCGTCAATGTGGAAAGGATATTCATTTTTTTCTCCTTTATAGAAATACCAATTAAATAAAGCAATAGAATTAGAATCCATAAAATCATTAAAAATCTCAATTTGAGAAGCTGGATCAGCAAGATGTTCCAAAACATCGAGGCAAATTATCGTATCGAATTTTGTTATTTGTGTATCTTTAATTGTCTTGCAAAAAGTAAGTTTTTTTTCGACTCCTAATTTCTTAGCCCTATATTCAACAAAGTTTCTATTTGTTTTATTAATATCTACAAAAAAAACATGCTCAACTTTTGAAGACATCGCATTAGCTAAGGCATGTGTGCCAATCCCTCCTCCAAAATCTAAAACTAAATCTCTAGAAAATCTTTGCTGAAGTTTTAAAGTATCAGCGATATAATCCTTGCTTGTAATATGCCACGCAGCTAAATCAGCTACATGCCGATCTCCAACAATCTCAGTATAAAAATCTGAAACATCTCCTAACGCATCTCCAGGATGTGAATTTGCCAAATTCATCTTTGCATTTGAAAGAAATTCATCTAAATCGCATTCTTTAATAGATAAATATTCGATTAAATGTGATTTCAAATTGAAAGCATTATTTAAAAACTCCTTTAATATAAAATTATTCTTTTTCAATTTCTTACTTCAAATCTCTAATACAAAAATCATAGGATGTTGGTAAATCTTTCTCAAAATATTCTTAATATTAAAAATGGAAACTAAGGATGGATTCTTAATAATCAATAAAGAAAAAGGTTGTACATCTCATGATTGCGTTAAACAAATACGCAACTTATTAAATACAAAAAAAGTTGGCCATGCAGGAACTCTTGATCCAGAAGTTACAGGAATATTACCAATTGCCATAGGCAGTGCAACAAGATTTATTCAATATCTTCCCCAGGGGAAAACTTATATTGGACAAATTAAATTAGGTATTAGAACAAGTACTGATGATATTCATGGCAAAATAATAAACCGAAAAGATTGGCCTAAAATCAGTAATAAGAAATTAGATCAATATTTAAATAAATTCAGAGGAATAATTAAACAAGTTCCGCCAAAAGTATCTAGTGTACATGTCAATGGAGAGAGAGCATATAAAAAATCTTTTAAAAATGAAAATTTTGAATTAGAACCAAGAAAAGTAACAATAGACGAACTCCTTTTAATAAAATGGGACCAAATAAATGGAATCATAGAAATAAAAATCAAATGTTCCGCTGGTACATATATAAGATCAATTGCAAGAGATGTAGGTGAAATTCTTAATTCCGAAGGTTGTCTTCTACAACTAAAAAGAGTTTCAGCTTGCGGCTTTGATGAACAAAACTCTATTAAAATATCTGACATTGAAAAAGATAAAGGCAAAAAAAACGCAACAAATTATATTATTCCGACACTCTCTGCTCTCAATCACATTTCAACATTAGTCTTAAATAAAGAAGAAGAAATAAATTTTTGGCGAACTGGAAGAGCTATTAAAGTTAATACAAGTTACTTAAATAAAAGCAAATTTTTTGATTATAAGAGACCCATAAAGGTAGTGGACAAAAGAAAAGCTCTTCTTGGTATAGGCTTTTTTAATAAAGAACAAACTGATATAAATCCAAAATTGGTCCTTAATGCAAAATAATTTTTTATAAAAAATATTTTTTAAACGGTTTTATTTCAACTCCCTTATAAAAATGTTTTAGGATGGCATTTGCTTTTAGTCCCTTATTTGCCATATATTTAGCACCCCATTGACTCATCCCCACACCGTGACCAGATCCATATCCCGAAACTACTAAAATTTTGTCTGAAGATGATGAATTAAGATTATTTCTTGGAACTAATAATCTTTGACCTATATTTATTAATGATGAATTTTTAATATTATTTAAGGCAACTATTGCTTCAACACTTACATCATATTGATCAGCTATAAGTATCAAGGTATCTCCAACTCGAACTATATGGGTAAGAGGTTCATTTTCTGATGAATTTGTTGAAAATAATTTAAGGCTTTCATCACTAGATTTATTTTCATTATCTTCGATAAATTTAAATCTTACTAAAGTGCTTTTAAGGTTCATTTTTTTTCGAATATCAACTCCTGAAATTTGATCAGTTCCAAATTCACCATGAATTCTTACATTTTTTACTCGACCCGTACTTGTTACATTTAAAATTTCAATTTTGTTAATTCCTCCAATGTTTGGGAATAGATTTTGCAATTGAGACTTTGAGAATTTCTTATTCCATCGAAGTTTTGGATTATTTTTATCAAAGTCTTTAACACTTGATAAATATGGATATTTATTTTTCCATACATCTTGGCTATTTTCTGTCATGCCAGCCGAACTACTATGAAATAAAGAATTAATTAATTTGTTTTTATATGTCAAAACTAATGATCTTGTACTATTTACTGCTCTTTTAGTTCTATGCGTCCCGGCCTCTAGTCCAATGTAGACTTGATTCTTATTTGTCGAATCAATATCGTAAAGAGAATTTCCTTTTTGCTTCAAGGCATAAGTTCTTGATGCAATAGCTTGAGCTTTTAATGCTTCTAGAGGCCATTTAGCGGGCATTTCTGAACCAACAACACTACCAAGATACTTCTCAATCCCAAGAACATTAACAACCAATATGTCATTTTCACGTATGAATAGATTCAATTTACCTGCATATCTTTTCTGACCAACCCAAATACCTCTTCTATCTGAAGACTTCAATACAAGTTTTTCCTCATTTTTCAAGTAATAGATTTTCTGTTTATTCTTATCAAAATTTAAAGTATTTCCGTTATTTTGTTTTTTTAAAGTTAAACCTTTAATTTTTTTATTCGTAAATCTTTGACCTTTGATCGTTAATGGAATAGATCTATCAGATCTAATTCTTATTTCTTTGTCTTTTAAAATTAAAACATTTATGATAGGTTCCGTTGAAGCCAATACAGTTCTGGGCTGGGGAAAACAAAAAATTATTATGCTTAGTAAAAAAAAGTTATAAGTGGTTTTTATGTTCTTTAAAATCACTTTGTTTGAAAAACAAATTTTGAAATTGCCTAAGTTTGTCTAAAAGTCTAGATTTAATCCAGATAAAAAACACAAATATTATTATAAGTGAACATCACCTTTCTAGGAACAAGTTCAGGAGTTCCAACCTTAACGAGGAATGTCTCTTCATTAGCTCTTAAATTATCACAATCTTCTGAAGTTTGGCTTTTTGATTGTGGAGAGGGAACACAACATCAAATTATGAAGAGCCATATTAAATCTTCGCAAATCAAGAAGATATTTATTACCCATATGCATGGAGATCATGTTTATGGTTTACCTGGCCTTTTGGCTACCTTAGGTTTATCAGGAAATAGTAATGGTATCGAAATTTATGGCCCTTCAGAATTACGTGGTTTTATCAAATCTGCACTCAATACTAGTTATTGTAAATTGGCATTTCCATTGCATTTCGTAGAGATTGAAAATTTTGCATCACAAAATAAAACTTTATTTGAAGACAACAAAATAAAAGTAAATTGTGCCTGCCTTAAACATAGAATTCCAGCTTATGGTTATAGAGTGAGCGAAAAAGACAAGCCAGGTATATTTGATGTCAAAAAAGCAGAAGCCATGAACATAGCTCCTGGACCAATTTATTCTGAATTGCAACAAGGTAAAAAAGTCGTATTAGCAGATGGAAGGTCATTTGACGGGAAAGAATTCTGCGGACCTCCAAGAAAAGGTGAAAGCTTTGTGTATTGCACAGATACAGTCTTTAGTGAATCAGCTGTGTCACTTTCAAAAAATGCCGATTTACTTGTACATGAATCAACATTTTCTCAGGAGGATGAGAGCATGGCTTATGAAAAATTACATTCCACAACAATCATGGCTGCAAAAACAGCATTATTATCTAATACAAAAAAATTAATTATTACTCATTTTAGTCCAAGATACACTAATAAAAATTCAATTACGCCAAGCGATTTACTTAAAGAGGCTCAAAAAGTTTTTCCAAATACTCAGCTTGCAAAAGATTTTCTAACTGCAGAAATAAAATAAACTGCAACAGTTCGTTAGAAGAAGGGTCGTAAATGACCAACCCATGGAATAATAGTCATAGGTTTTCTATATTGATATTGATCGAAATGGTTTCTATGTTTTCATCACTACATAAGTCTTTAAAAAGGCTATTTATTTTTCTTCCGTTAATTATTGGTTTACTTATTAGTCCAATCTCTGCAAACGCACTCTATCCAAGTGATCCTTCATCAGTTGATGTACTAAAAGATGATCTTCATGGTGCCGACCTTCATAATAATGAATATGTTAAATATGATTTATCTAATCAAGATTTAGGAGAAGCTAATCTTCAAGGCGCATATATGAGTGTAACAACTGCAAAAAACTCTAGTTTTAAAGGAGCCAATATGACGGATCTAATTGCATATGCAACACGCTTTGATAATGCTGATTTTACAGATGCAAATCTTAGTAATGGTGAGCTATTGAAAAGTGTTTTTGATGGAGCAATTATTGATGGAGCAGACTTTACTGATGCAAATCTTGATCTTTCTCAGAGAAAATCATTATGTGAAAGAGCTAGTGGAACTAATTCACAAACTGGAGTTAATACAATTGATAGTCTTGAATGCACCGGTTTAAAAGGTTACATGCCTCCTAAGCCAAAATCATAAGATTTAAACCCAACTAACTTCAGAAGGGAAGATATTACCAGGTTCTTTTGAGCCTGGTTTTTTGCTGTACCACCATTCTTGTATGTCAGAAGAAAATTTCTTTGAAAAGAGAGTTATAACTGTCTCAACAGGTTTTGATCCAGGCTCCAAAATCTGTACTGAGTAAGATGGACATTTTCTTGAAGCCATATCAGCAACGAACCTAGAACCTATTCTTCTCCAACTAGGCTCCTTACTTCTCCAAGCAAGCCTTGAACAGGGCCATGGTAACTCTTCCCTATCATAAAGTCTGCAGCATGGTCCGATTACCTTATAACTGTACTGACCTCCATAACTTGATTGAACACTGCCAGTTTTGAAAAATTCAAATTTATTCATTTACAAAAAAAGCCACCTTCATAGAGGGTGGCAGAGAAATAGTAAATAATCAACTTAGAAAAGTTAATTTTTTATAATTAGTACAATTCTTCCTCAGCATGAGTTGTAATTGTTACGTCAGATGTTGGATAAGCAACACATGTAAGAACAAAACCAGCTTCTAATTGGTCATCATCCAAGAAACTTTGATCTGATTGATCAACACTACCTGAAGTAACTTTTCCAGCACATGTAGAACATGCTCCTGCTCTACAAGAATAAGGAAGATCGATACCTTGTTCTTCAGCCGCGTCAAGGATGTACTGGTCATCAGGTACTTCAATAGTTGAATTGAGACCTTCACCTTCGCTGATGAGTGTAACTTTGTAAGAAGCCATTTAAATAAAAAATTGTTGGTAGTTAATACCTATCAATTACATTTTTAACATCGATTAGGTCGATATGTGAGATTTTGACGTAAAAAATGACACAATAAAATGTATGAAAGAGTATCTATAAGAAAAACTTATAGTTTAGTTGGATCGCTGGTTTTTTGCGCAGAAATACATACCCAATCTTTTCTAGTTGATACATCCAATAATTTCAAGTCATTCTGAATTAATATTTTTATAATTTCATCCTTTTGTGAATTCAGAATTCCACTTAAAATGACTTCCCCATTGTTTTTCAAGCACTTATAAATATTTGGAATCATTCCTTTTATTACTTCAGCAAGAATATTGCATAAAACAAAATCAAATTGTTTAAGTTGATTTTTTAAAATTACCTCATTAAAAGATCCCAAATATGTATTTAAGTTGTTTAAATTACCGAAATTTAGTTGGAAATTTGATTTAGTTGAATTTATAGCTAAATAATCATTATCCACTGCAAAAACCTCTTTAGCGCCAAGCAATCTTGCGGCGATACTCAAAATCCCGCTACCACTGCCAATATCTAATATCTTTTTATCAGAAAATAAAATATTATCCATTTTTTCCAAGCAAAGATAAGTCGAAGGGTGACTTCCTGTACCAAAGGCTGCTCCAGGATCAATTTGTATGATTTTTTTATCTTTAAATTTTTCATCTAGATTTATCCAATAAGGCAATATTAAAAAATGATTTCCCACTAATTCAGGCGCCCAATATTTCTTCCAGCTTGTCAACCAATCCTCCTCTTTGATAGTACTCCAATCAAAAAATTTATCCTTAGAATCATCAATATTAATAAGTTTGCTAATTATTTCTTCAAAATTGTTTCTAGAACTCTCGTCCCATTCATTAATTGGGAGCCATATATTAACCTCTTTTTTATTTTCATTTTTAATTAAATACTCAAATGAAAAACTAAATATTCCAAGATCATTTAACTTCCAAATAATAATATCCTCTGAATCACTTTCTATCTGAAAAGTTAGTTTATACCAATCTTTAACTTCCACTAATAGAGCAAACCTCTTTATAAAGTAACTGGATTAGCGCTGGTAATTCCCTCTACTTCAGTAATGGTATCAAGCAACTTATTAGGAATTGGATCATCAATACTTAGAACCATAACAGCTTCTCCTCTAACAATTTTGCGGCCAACTTGCATTGAGGCAATATTTACATTGTTGCTACCCAATAAAGAACCAAGCTTACCAATGATACCAGGCATATCTCTGTGCCTAGTAACCAACATGTATCTACTTGGCGATACATTAACAGGATATTGATCAATACTAATAATTCTTAATTCCCCATCAGCAAAAATGCTTCCTGCTACGCTATGGTCGCCATTATCTCCATAAGTGGTTAATTGAAGTGATCCACTTGCGAATTCAGGTCTTGCCTCATCTTTACTTTCGACAACTATAATACCCCTCGAATCTGCTTCTAAAGAGGCATTCACATAATTTATCCTATCTCCCAAAGCTTTACTTAGAAGGCCTTTTAGACTGGCTATTATTAATGGTTGGGAAGGATGTTGAACAAATTCGCCTTGAAGCTTTACCTCTAGTTTTTGGATCTGTCCACCTGAAAGCTGGCTTACAAGCAGACCCATTGTTTCAGCTAACTGCAAATGAGGTTTTAGACTGTCCATAATATCAGGGCTCAAGCCTGGTATATTTACTGCGGTTCTAGCAGATAAGCCAAGCAAGACATCTCTGATTTGCTCTGCAACATCAACAGCTACATTTTCTTGTGCTTCCCGAGTAGATGCTCCTAGGTGAGGGGTAAGAATAAGATTCTTTTCAACCTTCAAAAGTGGTGAATTAGATTCCAAAGGTTCTTTAGAAAAGACATCTATTGCAGCTCCTGCAATCAATGATTTATTTAAAGCTTCTGCTAATGCTTCTTCGTCAATTAATCCCCCTCGAGCACAATTTATTAATTTTGCGCTACTTTTCATACTCTTAAGTACCTCCATATTTACCAAATTCTCTGTCTCTGGTGTGCGAGGCAAATGCAAAGTTACATAATCTGATTGTTTGAATAAATCCTCTAGTTCAGTTAGTTTAACTTTTATTTGTTGAGCTCTTTCAGTTGAAACAAAGGGATCATATCCGTAAACTTCCATTCCCAATGCATTAGCAACTTTCGCTACATGAGCACCAATTTTCCCTAAACCAACTACACCTAGTTTTTTATTATAAAGCTCA contains these protein-coding regions:
- the kaiB gene encoding circadian clock protein KaiB; translated protein: MAARKTYILKLYVAGNTPNSMRALNTLREILENEFKGVYALKVIDVLKQPQLAEEDKILATPTLAKILPPPVRKIIGDLSDREKVLIGLDLLFDELTETEYSGDK
- the rpmA gene encoding 50S ribosomal protein L27, producing MAHKKGTGSTRNGRDSNSKRLGVKAYGGEKVTAGSILIRQRGTSFLPGINVGKGKDDTLFALKEGTVSFESIKRNLRNRKRVNVVI
- the purD gene encoding phosphoribosylamine--glycine ligase — its product is MSINSTISKNLINLENILIIGNGGRENSLAWAIQKNELVKKIYLVPGNGGSERIEKCERIDIDINKKNELAEKLYLLKIDLIVIGPEIPLADGLADFLRKKDFKVFGPGKDGAKLEYSKSWAKEFMEDANIPTAKFWKVKSLEEAKEIIHASTIPLVVKADGLASGKGVFIPDSKDECFRAAEIIFNGKFGNSGNVVVLEEKIQGPEVSVFALCDGEKFILLPSAQDHKRLNENDKGPNTGGMGAYSPAPLLTEDYLNIIIKEIIKPTIVELNKKNIDYKGVIYFGLMITRSGPKVIEYNCRFGDPECQTIMPLMDQNFVFLLEKCSMGNLTGDEVINTTDKVSGCVIATSGGYPNQYKTGFPIKIGNIDSNDFQIFDSGTAQSKNGELLTNGGRVLSIVCQDKDFDTVFEKAYKNLKEIYFDGIYFRNDIGHQVRKNFPKGN
- a CDS encoding HAMP domain-containing sensor histidine kinase, giving the protein MINTNNQESRDYKIVDSEDINNNYWINRLFAWWSGFSLRTKLLAIATLVVSLLMTGITFFALNSIQRDAGMNDTRYARDLGLLLSGNVTELVANNQKKEISNVAEKFWRSSRNLRYIFFTDAEDIVQLGIPISATPTSSDSQFQLTRRLKLPSELKKRPQFPLVRQHVTPQGQVTDVFVPMLWKGKYLGTLALGVTPNKKALASAALTREVTIAVFISIWVLVILGAVFNALTITRPVRELVRGVREISKGNFKSRISLPMTGDLGELLNGFNRMATQLENYDEANIKELKAAQIKQQSLIATMADGAILLDSQGKIVLTNPTAKRLFRWEGRFLEGKYFLNEIPEILSNDLHTNVESLLNREKEKDDLRFSLGEPARTLRIVLQSVLDTNKVELKGIAVTIQDLTREVELNAAQNRFISNVSHELRTPLFNIKSYVETLHDLKDQLTNEEQLEFLGIANSETDRLTRLVNDVLDLSRLESGKIIQLEEMDIKPAIEQTLRNYRLNATEKNVSLAHDIEETIPSILGNFDLLLQVFDNLLGNGLKFSPKNSNLMIRAYTWPDSCPAFPPSNKDDGAPQCELVSPLPKVRIEIADTGSGISQADQEKIFDRFYRVENAVHTEQGTGLGLSIVRGIIEKHGGEIRMASELGVGTTFWFDLALSQSDKDELLTQTIKNKDNFSNSEISEII
- the rplU gene encoding 50S ribosomal protein L21, with the protein product MTNSKNSSNNSSENDELYAIAETSGQQFWFEVNRYYDIDRLNAKEKDKITLEKVLLLKDKNSITIGKPYVKDAKIELEVVSHKRDKKILVYKMRPKKKTRRKMGHRQELTRVMVKSISIGKSAPKSSSKKETVKKETKPKSEKSTN
- the kaiC gene encoding circadian clock protein KaiC, with amino-acid sequence MKDKKFGKSNKMQVQKLPTGIEGFDDVCRGGLPVSRSTLISGTSGTGKTVFSLQYLHHGICNFDEPGIFVTFEESPLDIIRNAASFGWDLQELIDQNKLFILDASPDPDGQDVAGNFDLSGLIERISYAIRKYKAKRVAIDSITAVFQQYDAIYVVRREIFRLIARLKEIGVTTVMTTERVDDYGPIARYGVEEFVSDNVVLLRNVLESEKRRRTLEVLKLRGTVHMKGEYPFTMGMDGISVFALGAMRLTQRSSNIRISSGVKDLDDMCGGGYFQDSIILATGATGTGKTMLVSKFVEDAYNNSERAILFAYEESRAQLLRNATSWGIDFEKMESDGLLKIICAYPESTGLEDHLQIIKTQINQFKPKRMAIDSLSALARGVSLNAFRQFVIAVTGYTKQEEIAGFFTNTAEEFMGSHSITDSHISTITDTILLLQYVEIKGEMARALNVFKMRGSWHDKRIREFIITNKGPEIKDSFSNFEQIFSGAPHRVIPDQNVQNVFKGVDSI
- a CDS encoding class I SAM-dependent methyltransferase: MEYLSIKECDLDEFLSNAKMNLANSHPGDALGDVSDFYTEIVGDRHVADLAAWHITSKDYIADTLKLQQRFSRDLVLDFGGGIGTHALANAMSSKVEHVFFVDINKTNRNFVEYRAKKLGVEKKLTFCKTIKDTQITKFDTIICLDVLEHLADPASQIEIFNDFMDSNSIALFNWYFYKGEKNEYPFHIDDVQIVEKFFNTLQSTFLEVFHPILITTRAYKKIK